From one Anguilla rostrata isolate EN2019 chromosome 12, ASM1855537v3, whole genome shotgun sequence genomic stretch:
- the LOC135236379 gene encoding extracellular calcium-sensing receptor-like: MILFLKIVAEGDFACKLLGNFGMPSIFKQGDIMLGAIFPLFNKEESLNVVFQKEPHGGNCVGFDLRAYRWAQVMMFTIKEINEDQSLLPNITLGYAIFDSCASPTNTLRAALTLVSGQEGTKSAAECRPPICAVIAESGSSQSAAAAGTLGPFGVPMVSYFSTCACLSDKLKYPTFFRTIPSDYHQAKALASLVKRFGWSWIGAIQADNDYGRNGILSFTEEVKKFGVCIAFIGTVLRTYPRSKILEVVETIKQSTVRVILAFVPEGDLYPLMQELVMQNITGIQWIASEAWITAARPSTIEIFHSFGGAIGFATRKMAMPKLKDFLVNINPLAVPQDPFVRDFWKTIVGCDLGLTRESSTSTHILAKSKLCTGDEKLDPAHVFFNVTQLRVSYNVYKAVYAIAHALHNFIFCLNESEKNQRKVCINTSQIKPRQVSDHLKTVNFVNSFGEAVFFDENGDPPPSYEIINWQLRDGEVQHVTVGHFITSAHGYELVIEEENIIWSTGKVIPKAVCTEICPTGSRKAQMKGKPTCCFDCIPCADGTIANTTGATDCIPCPLEYWSNKAKDQCIPKNIEFLSYNDGMGIALTVVSLSGVCLAFATIVVFFNFKTTPIVKANNSELSFLLLFSLLLCFLCPLTFIGEPTIWSCMLRHTAFGITFALCISCVLGKTIVVVTAFRATLPNNNMARKFGPVQQRIIVFSCTTVQICICVLWLTLNPPFPDRTFKQDDKKIILECNTGSETAFYAVLGYIGLLSAVCLVLAFLARKLPDNFNEAKFITFSMLIFCTVWLTFIPAYVSSPGKYTVAVEIFAILSSTFGLLFCIFAPKCYIILIKPEKNTRNNVMGKLRTKRL, encoded by the exons ATGATTTTATTCCTCAAGATAGTAGCAGAGGGTGATTTTGCTTGCAAGCTGTTGGGCAATTTTGGAATGCCAAGCATATTCAAACAGGGTGATATCATGCTCGGAGCAATTTTTCCACTGTTCAACAAAGAAGAGagtctcaatgtcgtatttcaAAAAGAACCACATGGAGGGAACTGTGTTGG ATTTGACTTGCGAGCCTATCGCTGGGCACAAGTGATGATGTTTACGATAAAAGAAATCAATGAGGACCAGAGCTTGCTCCCAAACATCACCTTGGGATATGCAATTTTTGACTCATGTGCCTCCCCAACAAACACATTACGAGCTGCTCTTACTCTGGTAAGCGGACAAGAGGGGACTAAATCAGCAGCTGAATGCCGTCCTCCCATATGTGCAGTTATTGCAGAATCAGGATCGTCTCAATCCGCAGCAGCTGCTGGAACACTTGGACCATTCGGTGTACCAATG GTCAGTTACTTCTcaacgtgtgcatgtctgagtgACAAACTTAAGTATCCTACATTTTTCCGTACAATTCCAAGTGATTACCATCAAGCCAAAGCTTTAGCATCTCTTGTCAAACGCTTTGGATGGTCATGGATAGGAGCTATTCAAGCTGACAATGATTATGGACGAAATGGGATCCTATCATTCACAGAGGAAGTAAAAAAGTTTGGAGTTTGCATCGCATTTATCGGAACAGTTTTAAGAACATATCCAAGGAGTAAAATACTGGAAGTGGTGGAGACAATTAAACAGTCGACAGTGAGAGTGATTCTTGCATTCGTCCCAGAAGGTGACCTGTATCCTCTGATGCAAGAACTTGTAATGCAAAACATCACAGGTATCCAGTGGATAGCAAGTGAAGCCTGGATAACTGCAGCAAGACCATCTACCATTGAGATTTTCCACTCGTTTGGTGGTGCGATTGGATTTGCAACCCGCAAAATGGCAATGCCTAAACTAAAAGACTTCCTTGTGAACATAAATCCCTTAGCTGTTCCACAGGATCCTTTTGTGAGGGATTTCTGGAAAACCATTGTGGGCTGTGACTTAGGTTTGACAAGAGAGTCCTCTACATCGACTCATATATTGGCCAAAAGCAAATTATGCACAGGAGATGAGAAACTGGATCCAGCACATGTTTTCTTCAATGTAACACAACTACGAGTGTCATATAATGTATACAAAGCAGTGTATGCCATTGCACATGCCcttcataattttatattttgtttgaatgaGAGTGAAAAAAATCAGAGAAAAGTGTGCATCAATACTTCACAAATTAAGCCCAGGCAG GTCAGTGATCACCTAAAGACAGTGAATTTTGTAAACAGCTTTGGGGAGGCTGTGTTCTTTGATGAAAATGGAGACCCTCCTCCTTCATATGAAATCATCAACTGGCAGTTGAGAGATGGGGAGGTACAGCATGTGACAGTGGGACATTTCATAACATCAGCACATGGATATGAGCTGGTTATTGAAGAGGAAAACATCATCTGGAGTACAGGGAAAGTG ATTCCTAAAGCAGTATGCACAGAAATCTGCCCCACAGGCTCCAGGAAAGCTCAAATGAAAGGCAAGCCCACCTGCTGCTTCGACTGCATTCCGTGTGCAGATGGAACAATAGCCAACACAACAG GTGCAACTGACTGCATTCCATGTCCACTGGAGTACTGGTCAAACAAAGCAAAGGACCAGTGTATACCTAAAAACATAGAGTTTTTGTCTTACAATGACGGCATGGGAATTGCACTTACAGTGGTATCCCTGTCTGGGGTTTGTTTGGCATTTGCAACTATAGTGGTCTTCTTTAACTTTAAAACCACACCCATTGTGAAGGCTAACAACTCTGAGCTGAGCTTCCTGTTGctcttctctctgctgcttTGCTTCCTGTGCCCACTCACCTTCATCGGGGAGCCCACAATCTGGTCCTGTATGCTGCGCCACACAGCCTTCGGTATCACGTTTGCACTCTGCATCTCCTGTGTATTGGGAAAAACGATAGTGGTGGTCACTGCCTTCAGAGCAACACTTCCCAACAATAACATGGCCAGGAAGTTTGGCCCAGTGCAGCAGCGGATCATAGTTTTCTCGTGCACCACTGTGCAAATCTGCATCTGTGTGCTCTGGCTCACACTCAACCCCCCTTTCCCAGATAGAACATTCAAACAGGATGACAAAAAGATCATCCTAGAATGCAACACGGGCTCAGAAACAGCATTTTATGCAGTCCTTGGATACATAGGTCTTCTCTCAGCAGTGTGCTTAGTGTTGGCCTTTTTAGCCAGGAAATTGCCTGACAATTTCAATGAGGCAAAGTTCATTACTTTCAGCATGCTCATTTTCTGTACTGTATGGCTAACATTCATACCAGCATATGTTAGCTCACCAGGAAAGTACACTGTTGCAGTTGAAATATTTGCTATTCTGTCCTCAACATTTGGTTTACTGTTTTGCATATTTGCTCCCAAATGctatataattttaataaaaccagaaaagaaTACAAGGAATAATGTTATGGGGAAATTAAGGACAAAACGATTATGA
- the LOC135236151 gene encoding extracellular calcium-sensing receptor-like has product MKLLRLVLFALLTRAQKPFCRLLGPIQNPELSKHGDVIIGGIFSLDSSNIIETDDFTIKPTKGGCKRRNYRELKFARTVIFTIEEINRNPELLPGITLGYRIYNGCGTLNLLRATLAALTGLQENQLEKSCTFPRVQALIGHSSSGPSGEISKIINPFNIPLISHLATCECLSNKNVYSTFFRTVPSDYFQIIALVQLMKHFGWTWVGVVFSVGTYSEEGSAAFIREAKKEGICVEYLQQFSRTYSKNQICEIAQTIKSSTSTVVLAFMSKSYFRHFLESMEGMNLTNIQWIGSEAWITSGDLLTEERAELLQGAMGFAITESHIPGLTEFLLSLRPSDAPDSIFLRTFWETVFDCSLSVSDGSDKFKLCSGSEDLRTITNDYTDMSESRTVNNVYKAVYAVAHAIHNLLQCHNGTNPSTGKNCLSKSDVQPWQVLQQLKTVNFTTQSGDKVYFNENGDSVAMYDLVNWQIGVEGSLNIVNVGKYDASLSDGQMFKMKENVGIVWTGQQDKVPQSVCTESCPPGSRKAINKRKPVCCFDCIECADGEISNQTDSIDCMKCPPEYWSNENRSQCVLKAIEYLSYEEIMGIFLVGFACLGAVLAFVASTVFLLFKDTPIVKANNSELSFLLLFSLKLCFLCSLTFIGRPSEWSCMLRHTAFGITFVLCISCVLGKTIVVLMAFRATLPGSNVMKWFGPLQQRLSVLAFTLIQVLICVLWLTISPPFPNKNMKHYKEKIILECDVGSAVGFWAVLGYIGLLSILCFVLAFLARKLPDNFNEAKFITFSMLIFCAVWITFIPAYVSSPGKFTVAVEIFAILASSFGLLFCIFVPKCYIIIFKPEFNSRKHLMGKMPSKAL; this is encoded by the exons ATGAAACTGCTCAGACTTGTTTTGTTCGCTCTTTTGACAAGGGCACAAAAGCCCTTTTGTAGGTTGTTGGGTCCTATTCAAAACCCAGAACTATCAAAACATGGAGATGTCATAATAGGAGGCATTTTCTCACTTGATAGTTCAAACATAATTGAAACAGATGATTTTACCATAAAACCAACAAAGGGAGGATGCAAACG acgTAATTACAGAGAGTTAAAGTTTGCACGGACAGTGATTTTCACCATTGAGGAGATCAACAGAAACCCTGAGCTGCTCCCAGGAATCACACTGGGATACAGGATCTATAACGGCTGTGGAACCCTAAACCTGCTAAGAGCAACACTGGCAGCTCTCACAGGGCTGCAGGAAAATCAGCTAGAAAAGAGCTGCACCTTTCCTAGAGTGCAAGCCCTCATTGGACACTCCTCATCTGGGCCCAGTGGTGAAATCAGCAAGATCATCAACCCCTTTAACATACCACTG ATCAGCCACCTTGCAACCTGCGAATGTCTGAGCAACAAGAATGTATACTCCACCTTTTTCAGAACAGTGCCCAGTGACTACTTTCAGATCATTGCACTGGTGCAGCTCATGAAACACTTTGGATGGACCTGGGTGGGAGTGGTTTTCAGTGTGGGGACATATTCTGAAGAgggatcagctgcatttatcaGGGAGGCAAAAAAGGAGGGCATCTGTGTGGAGTACCTTCAGCAATTCAGCAGAACTTACTCAAAGAATCAAATTTGTGAAATTGCACAGACAATAAAAAGCTCCACTTCCACAGTGGTTTTAGCCTTCATGTCTAAGTCATACTTTCGCCATTTCTTAGAGAGCATGGAGGGGATGAATCTCACAAATATCCAGTGGATCGGCAGCGAGGCCTGGATTACAAGTGGAGATCTATTAActgaggagagagcagagctccTGCAGGGAGCCATGGGATTTGCCATCACTGAGTCTCACATCCCCGGCCTGACAGAGTTCTTACTGAGTCTGCGGCCCTCTGACGCCCCTGACAGCATATTCCTCAGAACCTTCTGGGAGACGGTGTTTGACTGCAGCCTTTCTGTCTCTGACGGGTCTGACAAATTTAAGTTGTGCAGTGGCTCTGAAGATTTAAGGACCATCACTAATGATTACACTGACATGTCAGAGTCCAGAACGGTAAATAACGTTTACAAGGCCGTATATGCTGTGGCACATGCCATTCACAATCTGCTACAGTGCCACAATGGAACAAATCCCAGCACTGGAAAGAACTGTCTCAGTAAGAGTGACGTTCAGCCTTGGCAG GTTCTCCAGCAACTGAAGACAGTTAATTTTACCACCCAGTCAGGAGACAaggtttattttaatgaaaatggtgACTCAGTGGCAATGTATGACTTAGTGAATTGGCAGATAGGTGTTGAGGGGTCCCTAAACATTGTTAACGTGGGTAAATATGATGCATCATTGTCAGATGGGcagatgtttaaaatgaaagaaaatgtcgGCATTGTTTGGACTGGACAGCAAGACAAG GTACCGCAGTCAGTCTGCACAGAGAGCTGCCCACCTGGAAGCCGAAAAGccataaacaaaagaaaacctgtGTGCTGCTTTGATTGCATAGAATGTGCTGATGGAGAAATAAGTAACCAAACAG aCTCCATTGACTGCATGAAATGTCCACCAGAATACTGGTCCAATGAAAACAGAAGCCAATGTGTTTTAAAAGCCATTGAGTACCTGTCATATGAAGAAATCATGGGAATATTCCTTGTTGGGTTTGCTTGTCTTGGTGCTGTTTTAGCATTTGTTGCATCAACTGTGTTTCTCCTTTTCAAAGACACGCCGATTGTGAAAGCCAACAACTCAGAGCTGAGtttcctgctgctcttttcattgaaactgtgtttcctttgctctcttaccttcatcggccggccctctgagtggtcctgtatgctgcgccacactgcgtttgggatcacctttgttctctgcatctcctgtgttctggggaaaacaatagtggtgttaatggccttcagggctacacttccaggcagtaatgtgatgaagtggtttgggcctctgcagcagagactgagtgttcttgctttcactctcatacaggttcttatttgtgtgctttggttaaCAATATCCCCTCCGTTCCCCAACAAGAACATGAAGCACTACAAAGAGAAGAtcattctagaatgtgatgtaggatcagcagtggggttctgggctgtgctgggttataTTGGGCTCCTCTCTatattgtgctttgttttagcttttctggCTCGTAAGCTGCCTGATAACTTCAATGAAGccaaattcatcacattcagcatgctcatattctgtgcagtctggatcacCTTTATACCAGCTTATGTCAGCTCCCCTGGAaagttcactgtagctgtggaaATATTTGCAATTTTAGCATCCAGCTTTGGCttgctgttttgtatttttgtgcccaagtgttatattattatattcaagCCTGAATTTAATTCAAGGAAGCATTTGATGGGTAAGATGCCTTCTAAAGCTCTCTAG